Proteins from a genomic interval of Pseudomonas asplenii:
- a CDS encoding DUF6316 family protein — MFGKRAQDSTEATHFRSDRVSTINGQYFFCTRENTLEGPFFSRVDAEQGSQLYIKRMQLAQDIQNFL, encoded by the coding sequence ATGTTCGGCAAACGCGCCCAGGACAGCACCGAAGCCACGCACTTTCGCAGCGACCGCGTGAGTACAATCAATGGCCAGTATTTTTTCTGCACCCGGGAAAACACCCTGGAAGGACCCTTTTTCAGCCGGGTCGATGCGGAGCAGGGAAGCCAGCTCTACATCAAACGCATGCAGTTGGCCCAGGATATTCAGAATTTTCTCTGA
- a CDS encoding DMT family transporter has protein sequence MHISSGRWGYGLFLALLTAVLWGILPIKLKQVLQVMDPVSVTWCRLMVSGGFLFFYLALSKRLPSWRALGPRGGWLVLLAVFGLVGNYVLYLMGLKLLSPGTAQLVVQMGPIFLLIASLFVFKERFSLGQGIGLVVLLLGFGLFFNQRLEELLTSLGNYTAGVLLVLLASTVWTFYALSQKQLLTAWNSLQVMMVIYLFCALLLSPWAHPAEILQLSPLQGWLLLGCCLNTLVAYGAFAEALAHWEASRVSATLAITPLVTFGSVAVAAWIWPDYVQAEEINGLGYGGALVVVFGSALVALGPSLIAGLKARRARLA, from the coding sequence ATGCATATTTCATCCGGCCGTTGGGGCTACGGGCTGTTTCTTGCCCTGCTCACCGCTGTGCTCTGGGGCATCCTGCCGATCAAGCTCAAGCAGGTGTTGCAGGTGATGGACCCGGTCAGCGTGACCTGGTGCCGGTTGATGGTTTCCGGTGGTTTTCTGTTCTTCTACCTGGCCCTCAGCAAACGACTGCCGAGCTGGCGTGCGTTGGGACCACGGGGTGGCTGGCTGGTGCTGCTGGCGGTGTTCGGGCTGGTGGGCAACTACGTCCTGTACCTCATGGGCCTCAAACTGCTGAGCCCGGGTACTGCGCAACTGGTGGTGCAGATGGGGCCGATCTTCCTGTTGATCGCCAGCCTGTTCGTATTCAAGGAGCGCTTCAGCCTGGGCCAGGGGATCGGGCTGGTGGTGCTGCTGTTGGGTTTCGGGCTGTTCTTCAACCAGCGGCTGGAGGAGTTGCTGACCTCCCTGGGCAATTACACCGCCGGGGTGCTGCTGGTACTGCTGGCCTCGACGGTCTGGACCTTCTATGCCCTGAGCCAGAAACAGCTGCTGACGGCCTGGAATTCGTTGCAGGTGATGATGGTGATCTATCTGTTCTGTGCCTTGCTGCTGAGCCCCTGGGCGCATCCGGCGGAAATATTGCAACTGAGCCCGTTGCAGGGTTGGCTGTTGTTGGGCTGCTGCCTGAACACCCTGGTGGCCTATGGTGCGTTTGCCGAGGCGCTGGCGCACTGGGAGGCTTCGCGGGTCAGTGCGACCCTGGCGATCACGCCGCTGGTGACCTTCGGTTCGGTCGCCGTGGCCGCCTGGATCTGGCCAGACTACGTGCAGGCCGAAGAGATCAATGGCCTGGGCTATGGCGGGGCGCTGGTGGTGGTGTTCGGTTCGGCGCTGGTGGCCCTGGGGCCGTCGCTGATCGCCGGGCTCAAGGCCCGGCGCGCACGGTTGGCCTGA
- a CDS encoding class II fumarate hydratase, which translates to MSRIETDSLGQVNVPEEAYWGAQTQRSLINFAIGNEKMPLAVMHALALIKKAAARVNDRNGDLPADIARLIEQAADEVLDGKHDQQFPLAVWQTGSGTQSNMNANEVIAGRANELAGKGRGGKSPVHPNDHVNRSQSSNDCFPTAMHIAAVQAVHQQLLPAIGELSGGLAELAARHMKLVKTGRTHMMDATPITFGQEVSAFIAQLDYAERAIRAALPAVCELAQGGTAVGTGLNAPQGFSEAIAAEIAALAGLPFVSAPNKFAALAGHEPLTSLSGALKTLAVALMKIANDLRLLGSGPRAGFAEVRLPANEPGSSIMPGKVNPTQCEALSMLACQVLGNDVTIGFAASQGHLQLNVYKPVIIHNLLQSIRLLADGCSNFQAHCIAGLEPDPQQMAAHLERGLMLVTALNPHIGYDKAAEIAKKAYAENLTLRESALELGYLTDEEFDAWVRPENMLESGKNG; encoded by the coding sequence ATGAGTCGCATCGAAACCGACAGTCTTGGCCAGGTGAATGTCCCGGAAGAAGCCTACTGGGGCGCGCAGACCCAGCGTTCGCTGATCAATTTCGCCATCGGCAACGAAAAGATGCCACTGGCGGTCATGCATGCCCTGGCCTTGATCAAGAAGGCTGCGGCCCGCGTCAACGACCGTAATGGCGACCTGCCCGCCGATATCGCCCGACTGATCGAACAGGCCGCTGACGAAGTGCTGGACGGCAAACATGACCAGCAGTTTCCGCTGGCAGTCTGGCAAACCGGTAGCGGCACCCAGAGCAACATGAACGCCAACGAAGTCATCGCCGGGCGCGCCAACGAGCTGGCCGGCAAGGGCCGCGGCGGTAAATCGCCGGTGCACCCGAACGACCACGTCAATCGCTCGCAGAGCTCCAACGACTGCTTCCCCACCGCCATGCATATCGCGGCGGTCCAGGCGGTGCATCAGCAACTGCTGCCGGCGATCGGCGAGCTGTCCGGCGGTCTCGCTGAATTGGCCGCGCGGCATATGAAACTGGTCAAGACCGGGCGCACCCACATGATGGATGCAACGCCGATCACCTTCGGCCAGGAAGTTTCCGCCTTCATCGCACAACTCGACTATGCCGAGCGGGCGATTCGTGCGGCCTTGCCGGCCGTCTGCGAACTGGCCCAGGGCGGCACGGCGGTGGGCACCGGGCTCAATGCGCCCCAGGGTTTCTCCGAGGCGATCGCGGCAGAAATCGCTGCGCTGGCTGGCCTGCCGTTTGTCAGCGCACCGAACAAGTTTGCCGCCCTCGCCGGACATGAACCATTGACCAGTCTGTCCGGGGCACTCAAGACCCTGGCCGTGGCCCTGATGAAAATCGCCAACGACCTGCGCCTGCTCGGCTCGGGCCCTCGCGCCGGGTTTGCCGAGGTCAGACTGCCAGCCAACGAGCCGGGCAGCTCGATCATGCCCGGCAAGGTCAACCCGACCCAGTGCGAGGCGCTGTCGATGCTGGCCTGCCAGGTGCTGGGCAATGACGTGACCATCGGTTTCGCCGCCAGCCAGGGACATTTGCAACTCAACGTCTACAAGCCGGTGATCATTCACAACCTGCTGCAATCGATCCGTCTGCTGGCCGACGGCTGCAGCAACTTCCAGGCCCATTGCATTGCCGGCCTGGAGCCAGACCCGCAACAGATGGCCGCGCACCTGGAACGCGGACTGATGCTGGTCACCGCACTGAACCCGCATATCGGCTATGACAAGGCAGCGGAAATAGCCAAGAAGGCCTACGCCGAAAACCTCACCCTGCGCGAATCGGCGCTGGAACTGGGCTACCTCACCGACGAAGAGTTCGACGCCTGGGTCCGCCCGGAAAACATGCTGGAGTCGGGCAAGAACGGCTGA
- a CDS encoding DUF2059 domain-containing protein: MTRLRAICTAVALVCASGQVFADTASHNASAETFLKLAHADKLGTPVYMQVQQMFAQRFEQTQAPASKKPLLDTYQAKANAALDQAIGWDKLKPDMVKLYTDNFSESELKDLVAFYQSPLGKKVLEKMPQLTQQSAQLTQAKLESAVPVVNKLLEDMTNELAPAKAAAPAKKK; encoded by the coding sequence ATGACCCGTCTTCGCGCCATCTGTACCGCGGTTGCTCTGGTATGCGCCAGCGGCCAGGTTTTCGCCGATACCGCCAGCCACAACGCCAGTGCCGAAACTTTCCTGAAGCTGGCCCATGCCGACAAGCTCGGAACTCCGGTCTACATGCAAGTGCAGCAGATGTTCGCCCAGCGCTTCGAGCAGACCCAGGCGCCTGCGTCGAAAAAACCACTGCTCGATACCTACCAGGCCAAGGCCAACGCCGCCCTGGACCAGGCCATCGGCTGGGACAAGCTCAAGCCTGACATGGTCAAGCTCTACACCGACAATTTCAGTGAGAGCGAGCTCAAGGACCTGGTTGCGTTCTACCAGTCGCCGCTGGGCAAGAAAGTCCTGGAGAAAATGCCACAACTGACCCAGCAATCGGCCCAGTTGACCCAGGCCAAGCTGGAAAGCGCGGTACCGGTGGTCAACAAGCTGCTGGAAGACATGACCAACGAGCTGGCACCGGCCAAGGCCGCTGCCCCGGCGAAGAAGAAGTAA
- a CDS encoding BolA family protein, which produces MSMQQRIETALGALQPEHLDVLDESHMHSRGLQTHFKAVLVSEQFAGLNSVKRHQKVYATLGDLMGQFHALALHTYTPEEWVKIGAAPASPTCAGGSKH; this is translated from the coding sequence ATGAGCATGCAACAACGTATCGAGACTGCCTTGGGTGCCTTGCAGCCTGAGCACCTGGACGTACTGGATGAAAGCCACATGCACAGCCGTGGGTTGCAGACCCATTTCAAGGCGGTGCTGGTCAGCGAGCAGTTTGCCGGGCTGAACAGTGTCAAGCGTCACCAGAAAGTCTATGCCACGCTGGGTGACCTGATGGGGCAGTTCCATGCGTTGGCCCTGCATACCTACACCCCTGAAGAGTGGGTAAAAATCGGTGCAGCGCCGGCATCGCCGACCTGCGCCGGCGGTAGCAAGCACTAG
- the trhO gene encoding oxygen-dependent tRNA uridine(34) hydroxylase TrhO: protein MTQPVVVAALYKFVTLEDYVALREPLLQAMLANGIKGTLLIAEEGINGTVSGSREGIDGLLAWLKNDPRMVDLDHKESYCDEQPFYRTKVKLKKEIVTLGVEGVDPNKKVGTYVEPQDWNALIADPEVLLIDTRNDYEVSIGTFEGAIDPKTTSFREFPDYIKAHFDPTRHKKVAMFCTGGIRCEKASSYMLGEGFEEVYHLKGGILKYLEEVPQEQSRWRGDCFVFDNRVTVRHDLTEGDYDQCHACRTPVSVEDRTSEHYVPGISCPHCWDTLSEKTRRSAIDRQKQIELAKLRNQPHPIGYNYRQDSEA from the coding sequence ATGACCCAACCTGTCGTCGTGGCGGCACTGTACAAGTTCGTCACCCTCGAAGATTACGTCGCCCTGCGCGAGCCGCTGCTGCAGGCGATGCTCGCCAACGGTATCAAGGGCACGCTGCTGATTGCCGAAGAAGGCATCAACGGTACTGTTTCCGGCAGTCGCGAAGGCATCGATGGCCTGCTGGCCTGGCTGAAGAACGATCCACGCATGGTGGACCTGGACCACAAGGAGTCCTACTGCGACGAGCAGCCGTTCTATCGGACCAAGGTCAAGCTGAAGAAGGAAATCGTCACCCTCGGTGTCGAAGGCGTGGACCCGAACAAGAAAGTCGGCACCTATGTCGAGCCGCAGGACTGGAACGCCCTGATCGCCGATCCCGAGGTGTTGCTGATCGATACCCGGAACGACTATGAAGTCTCGATTGGCACCTTCGAAGGCGCCATCGACCCGAAAACCACCAGCTTTCGCGAGTTCCCCGATTACATCAAGGCCCACTTCGACCCGACGCGGCACAAGAAGGTCGCCATGTTCTGCACCGGCGGCATTCGTTGCGAGAAGGCGTCGAGCTACATGCTCGGCGAGGGTTTCGAGGAGGTTTATCACCTCAAGGGCGGCATCCTGAAGTACCTTGAGGAAGTGCCCCAGGAACAAAGCCGGTGGCGTGGCGACTGTTTCGTGTTCGATAACCGGGTCACCGTTCGTCATGACCTGACCGAGGGCGACTACGATCAATGCCACGCCTGCCGTACGCCGGTCAGCGTCGAGGATCGTACATCGGAGCACTATGTGCCGGGCATCAGTTGCCCGCACTGTTGGGACACGCTGAGCGAGAAGACGCGCCGTAGCGCTATCGACCGGCAGAAACAGATCGAACTGGCCAAGTTGCGCAACCAACCGCACCCGATCGGCTATAACTACCGTCAAGATTCCGAGGCCTGA
- a CDS encoding DsbA family protein yields the protein MCSWCWGFAPVAEALVKQAQAAGVELHLVMGGLRTGSGAALEPTTRRYILEHWQAVTETTGQAFRLEGALPDGFVYDTEPACRAVVTARSLAPDCAWTLVGLIQRAFYVEGRDVTQASVLVELAEKAGLPRIEFAGAFDTAEQHVATAADFTWVQDLGIAGFPTLLAERNGQLALLTNGYQPLSELSPLLGRWLERAACA from the coding sequence ATGTGTTCCTGGTGCTGGGGCTTTGCGCCGGTGGCCGAGGCGCTGGTCAAGCAGGCGCAGGCCGCGGGTGTCGAACTGCACCTGGTGATGGGCGGCTTGCGCACCGGCAGCGGTGCTGCGCTGGAGCCCACCACCCGGCGCTACATCCTGGAGCACTGGCAGGCGGTCACCGAGACCACCGGCCAGGCGTTCCGGCTTGAGGGTGCCTTGCCCGACGGATTTGTCTACGACACGGAGCCTGCGTGTCGGGCGGTGGTCACCGCCCGCAGCCTGGCGCCCGACTGTGCATGGACCCTGGTGGGGCTGATCCAGCGGGCTTTTTATGTCGAGGGACGCGATGTCACGCAAGCCTCGGTGCTGGTGGAATTGGCGGAAAAAGCCGGTTTGCCGCGCATCGAGTTTGCTGGCGCCTTCGATACCGCCGAGCAGCATGTGGCAACCGCCGCCGATTTCACCTGGGTTCAGGACCTGGGAATCGCAGGCTTTCCGACCCTGTTGGCCGAGCGTAACGGGCAACTGGCACTGCTGACCAATGGCTACCAGCCGCTTTCCGAGTTGTCGCCGTTGCTCGGCCGCTGGCTGGAGCGCGCGGCCTGTGCCTGA
- a CDS encoding ABC transporter ATP-binding protein: protein MPEAASLPDRLSWAEIRRLALQHRKTLWVANAVAVLATLCSVPIPLLLPLLVDEVLLKHGDAALQVMNHLLPGPWQTALGYIGLMLLVTLSLRCGALLFNVLQARLFAGLAKDIVYRIRIRLIERLKRISLGEYESLGSGTVTTHLVTDLDTLDKFVGETLSRFLVAILTLLGTSAILVWMHWQLALLILLFNPLVIYFTVQLGKRVKHLKKLENDSTSRFTQALTETLDAIQEVRAGNRQGFFLGRLGQRAREVRDYAVASQWKSDASGRASALLFQFGIDIFRAAAMLTVLFSDLSIGQMLAVFSYLWFMIGPVEQLLNLQYAYYAAGGALRRINELLARADEPSYPGGIDPFVGRETVGIEVRGLSFAYADEPILDQLDLSIAPGEKVAIVGASGGGKSTLVQLLLGLYVPQAGTIRFGGASQAEIGLETVREQVAVVLQHPALFNDTVRANLTMGRERSDEACWRALEIAQLDSTIRGLPLGLDSIVGRSGVRLSGGQRQRLAIARMVLAEPKVVILDEATSALDAATEYNLHQALGRFLNGRTTLIIAHRLSAVKQADRVLVFDGGRIAEDGDHQQLIADGGLYAKLYGHLQKI from the coding sequence GTGCCTGAGGCGGCCTCCTTGCCGGACCGCCTGAGCTGGGCGGAAATTCGTCGCCTGGCGCTGCAGCATCGCAAAACCCTGTGGGTCGCCAATGCTGTCGCGGTACTGGCAACCCTGTGCAGCGTCCCCATCCCGTTGCTGCTGCCGCTGTTGGTCGACGAGGTGCTGCTCAAGCACGGCGATGCGGCGCTGCAGGTAATGAACCATCTGTTGCCTGGCCCCTGGCAGACGGCGCTCGGCTACATTGGCCTGATGTTGCTGGTCACGTTGAGCCTGCGTTGTGGTGCGCTGTTGTTCAACGTCCTGCAGGCGCGGTTGTTCGCCGGGTTGGCCAAGGACATCGTCTATCGTATTCGTATCCGCCTGATCGAACGCCTGAAGCGGATTTCCCTGGGCGAATATGAAAGCCTGGGCAGTGGCACGGTGACTACGCACCTGGTCACCGACCTGGACACCCTCGACAAGTTTGTCGGCGAAACCCTCAGCCGGTTTCTGGTGGCCATACTGACGTTGCTGGGAACTTCCGCCATCCTGGTCTGGATGCACTGGCAGCTGGCGCTGCTGATTCTGCTGTTCAACCCGCTGGTGATCTATTTCACGGTGCAGTTGGGCAAGCGCGTCAAACACCTGAAGAAGCTGGAGAACGACAGCACCTCGCGATTCACCCAGGCGCTGACGGAAACCCTTGATGCGATCCAGGAGGTCCGTGCCGGCAATCGCCAGGGCTTTTTCCTCGGTCGTCTCGGTCAGCGGGCGCGGGAGGTGCGTGACTATGCCGTGGCCTCGCAATGGAAAAGCGACGCGTCGGGCCGGGCCAGCGCGTTGCTGTTCCAGTTCGGTATCGATATTTTCCGGGCGGCGGCGATGCTCACCGTCTTGTTCTCGGACCTGTCGATCGGCCAGATGCTCGCGGTTTTCAGTTACCTGTGGTTCATGATCGGTCCGGTCGAGCAACTGTTGAACCTGCAGTACGCCTATTACGCTGCGGGTGGTGCGCTGAGGCGCATCAACGAGTTGTTGGCACGGGCCGATGAGCCCTCGTATCCGGGCGGCATCGATCCGTTTGTCGGGCGTGAAACGGTCGGGATCGAGGTGCGCGGTCTGAGCTTCGCCTACGCCGATGAGCCGATACTCGACCAGCTCGACCTGTCTATCGCGCCGGGTGAAAAGGTGGCGATCGTCGGTGCCAGTGGTGGTGGCAAGAGTACCCTGGTGCAGTTGCTTCTCGGGCTCTATGTGCCGCAAGCCGGCACCATTCGTTTTGGCGGTGCGTCCCAGGCCGAAATCGGCCTGGAAACCGTGCGCGAGCAGGTGGCCGTGGTGTTGCAACATCCGGCCCTGTTCAATGACACGGTGCGTGCCAACCTGACCATGGGGCGCGAGCGTAGCGATGAAGCCTGCTGGCGGGCGCTGGAGATCGCCCAGTTGGACAGCACCATCCGCGGCCTGCCACTGGGACTGGACAGCATTGTCGGACGCTCCGGTGTACGTTTGTCCGGTGGGCAGCGCCAGCGCCTGGCGATCGCACGGATGGTGCTGGCCGAGCCCAAGGTGGTGATCCTCGACGAAGCGACTTCGGCGCTGGACGCGGCGACCGAATACAACCTGCACCAGGCGCTTGGCCGTTTTCTCAACGGTCGTACCACCTTGATCATTGCGCATCGGCTATCGGCGGTGAAACAGGCCGACCGCGTGCTCGTCTTCGATGGTGGCCGAATTGCCGAAGATGGCGACCACCAGCAACTGATTGCCGACGGCGGTCTCTATGCCAAGCTGTACGGGCATTTGCAAAAAATTTGA
- a CDS encoding EAL domain-containing protein, with amino-acid sequence MKRKQTLGTPRLLGIVWPFIAVVLFQALLGCLSLYVLSAVRGYVAGESLWSKAQKDAIYYLNLYADSRDEAIFLKYQEAIAVPQGGHELRIALDAPTPDLEAARRGILQGGNHPDDVPSIIWLYLNFRHFSYLERAIEKWTVGDSYLVQLDEVARQMHQAISINAATAADIQRWKNHIFAINDGVTPAAKAFSDALGEGSRVILRLLLATNVTTALVLIVLALLRTHKLLAQRHAFADALQVEKERAQITLESIGDGVITTDVDGVIVYMNPAAEQLTHWKAGQAYGLPLAALFNLLDENALEEGFTLIEHILTGQLGGGSEHSKLIQRLDGSTVSVTLVGAPILNAGQVSGAVLVLHDMTQERQYIANLSWQATHDALTGLANRREFEYRLEQALHDLAHQPARHVLMFLDLDQFKLVNDTCGHAAGDELLRHICALLQSGLREGDTLARLGGDEFGILLENCPSDAAEKIAEGLRQTVQNLHFVWKGRPFVTTVSIGLVHLHQMPATLEASLRAADMACYMAKEKGRNRIQVYHADDSELSLRFGEMAWVQRLHMALEENRFCLYSQEISALGQTDHAQGHVEILLRLHDEAGRMILPDSFIPAAERYGLMSQLDRWVVQNVFKVVAECSAQGHEASMAMCAINLSGTTIGDEDFLGFLHQQFALHGISPRLICFEITETSAISNLGSAIRFINELKGLGCHFSLDDFCAGMSSFAYLKHLPVDFLKIDGSFVKDMLDDPINRAMVEVINHIGHVMGKRTIAEFVETPQIEQALREIGVDYAQGYVIERPQLFTCDSLLRRPDRPHSLLFKAPGTFR; translated from the coding sequence ATGAAGCGCAAGCAGACTCTCGGAACGCCACGGCTGTTGGGCATCGTCTGGCCGTTTATCGCCGTCGTCCTGTTTCAGGCCTTGCTGGGATGTCTCAGCCTCTATGTGCTGTCGGCGGTGCGCGGCTATGTGGCCGGCGAGAGTCTCTGGTCGAAAGCCCAGAAAGACGCGATCTATTACCTCAACCTCTATGCCGACAGCCGTGACGAGGCGATATTCCTCAAGTACCAGGAGGCCATCGCCGTGCCCCAGGGTGGGCATGAATTGCGCATTGCCCTGGATGCCCCGACGCCGGACCTCGAGGCGGCGCGCCGGGGCATCCTGCAGGGCGGCAATCATCCTGACGATGTTCCCAGCATCATCTGGCTGTACCTGAATTTCCGTCATTTCAGTTACCTCGAGCGGGCTATTGAGAAGTGGACGGTGGGTGACAGCTATCTTGTGCAACTGGATGAGGTCGCCCGGCAGATGCATCAGGCGATTTCCATCAACGCAGCCACCGCTGCCGATATCCAGCGATGGAAAAACCATATCTTTGCCATCAACGACGGTGTGACGCCGGCGGCGAAGGCCTTCAGCGATGCCCTGGGCGAAGGTTCGCGGGTGATTCTGCGCCTGCTGCTGGCGACCAACGTCACCACGGCGCTGGTGCTGATCGTCCTGGCCTTGTTGCGCACCCATAAGCTGTTGGCCCAGCGCCATGCCTTTGCCGATGCGTTGCAGGTGGAAAAGGAGCGGGCGCAGATCACCCTGGAGTCCATCGGCGACGGTGTGATCACCACCGATGTGGATGGCGTCATCGTCTACATGAACCCCGCTGCAGAGCAACTGACTCACTGGAAGGCCGGACAGGCTTATGGCTTGCCGCTGGCGGCGCTGTTCAACTTGCTCGACGAAAATGCGCTGGAGGAAGGTTTCACGCTGATCGAGCATATTCTGACCGGGCAATTGGGCGGTGGCAGCGAGCATTCCAAGCTGATTCAGCGGCTTGACGGCAGCACGGTGTCGGTAACCCTGGTCGGGGCGCCGATCCTTAATGCCGGTCAGGTCAGTGGCGCGGTGCTGGTGCTGCATGACATGACCCAGGAGCGCCAGTACATCGCCAATCTCTCTTGGCAGGCCACCCATGATGCCCTGACCGGGCTGGCCAACCGTCGCGAGTTCGAATATCGACTGGAGCAGGCATTGCACGACCTGGCGCATCAGCCCGCGCGGCATGTGCTGATGTTCCTCGATCTGGACCAGTTCAAGCTGGTCAATGACACGTGCGGGCATGCGGCTGGCGACGAGTTGCTGCGTCATATTTGCGCGTTGCTGCAGTCCGGTCTGCGTGAGGGCGATACTCTTGCGCGGCTGGGTGGGGATGAATTCGGAATTTTGCTTGAGAATTGTCCGTCGGACGCGGCTGAGAAAATCGCGGAAGGATTACGCCAGACTGTGCAGAATCTGCACTTTGTCTGGAAGGGCCGGCCTTTCGTCACCACGGTCAGCATCGGCCTGGTGCACCTGCACCAGATGCCTGCGACCCTCGAAGCCTCCCTGCGTGCGGCCGATATGGCCTGTTACATGGCCAAGGAAAAAGGGCGCAATCGGATTCAGGTGTATCACGCTGACGATTCCGAATTGTCCCTGCGGTTTGGTGAAATGGCCTGGGTGCAGCGTTTGCACATGGCCCTGGAAGAGAACCGTTTTTGTCTGTATTCGCAGGAAATTTCCGCGCTGGGTCAGACCGATCATGCGCAGGGACACGTAGAGATCCTGCTGCGCCTGCATGATGAGGCGGGTCGCATGATTTTGCCCGACAGCTTTATTCCGGCCGCCGAACGCTATGGCCTGATGAGCCAGTTGGATCGCTGGGTGGTGCAGAATGTGTTCAAGGTGGTAGCCGAGTGTAGTGCCCAGGGGCATGAGGCCTCGATGGCCATGTGTGCGATCAATCTGTCAGGCACCACCATTGGCGACGAGGATTTTCTGGGTTTCCTCCACCAACAATTTGCGTTGCACGGTATTTCGCCGAGGCTGATCTGTTTCGAAATCACCGAGACCAGCGCTATCTCCAATCTCGGTAGCGCGATTCGTTTTATCAATGAGCTCAAGGGCTTGGGTTGTCACTTCTCTCTGGATGACTTCTGTGCGGGTATGTCTTCATTCGCTTATCTCAAACATTTGCCTGTAGACTTCCTGAAGATCGATGGAAGTTTTGTAAAGGATATGCTGGACGACCCGATTAACCGCGCCATGGTCGAAGTGATCAACCACATCGGCCATGTGATGGGGAAAAGAACAATTGCAGAGTTTGTCGAGACGCCGCAGATCGAGCAGGCATTGCGGGAGATCGGTGTCGACTACGCCCAGGGTTATGTGATCGAACGCCCGCAACTGTTCACGTGCGACAGCCTGCTGCGTCGCCCTGATCGGCCTCATTCGCTGTTGTTCAAGGCGCCCGGCACGTTCCGCTGA
- a CDS encoding TenA family transcriptional regulator: MEATSYPAWAQQLIRDCSESKRRVVEHELYQRMRDNKLSAKTMRQYLIGGWPVVEQFALYMAQNLTKTRFARHPGEDMARRWLMRNIRVELNHADYWVHWSRAHGVTLEDLQAQQVPPELHALSHWCWHTSSADSLVVAVAATNYAIEGATGEWSALVCSSGVYAAAFPEEERKRAMKWLKMHAQYDDAHPWEALEIVCTLAGMNPSEALQTELRQAVCKSYDYMFLFLERCMQLEKAPVARERQAEFAES, from the coding sequence ATGGAAGCCACCAGCTATCCCGCCTGGGCACAACAGCTCATCCGCGATTGCAGCGAGAGCAAGCGCCGCGTTGTCGAACACGAACTTTACCAGCGGATGCGCGACAACAAACTGAGCGCGAAAACCATGCGTCAGTACCTGATTGGCGGCTGGCCGGTGGTAGAGCAGTTTGCGTTGTACATGGCCCAGAACCTCACCAAGACCCGCTTTGCCCGCCACCCTGGCGAAGACATGGCGCGGCGTTGGCTGATGCGCAACATTCGCGTGGAACTCAATCATGCTGACTATTGGGTGCACTGGAGCCGTGCCCATGGGGTCACACTGGAAGACCTGCAGGCGCAGCAGGTTCCTCCCGAGCTGCATGCCTTGAGCCATTGGTGCTGGCATACCAGTTCGGCCGACTCGCTGGTGGTGGCTGTCGCCGCGACCAACTATGCCATCGAAGGTGCCACCGGCGAGTGGTCGGCACTGGTTTGTTCGAGCGGCGTGTATGCCGCCGCTTTCCCCGAGGAAGAGCGCAAGCGGGCGATGAAGTGGCTGAAGATGCATGCCCAGTATGACGACGCTCATCCCTGGGAGGCCCTGGAGATCGTCTGCACCCTGGCTGGGATGAATCCGAGCGAGGCACTGCAGACCGAATTGCGCCAGGCCGTCTGCAAGAGCTACGACTACATGTTCCTGTTTCTGGAGCGTTGCATGCAGTTGGAGAAGGCACCGGTGGCCCGTGAGCGCCAAGCGGAATTCGCTGAAAGCTGA